The DNA sequence GATGATGTGATCTTTTTTTCCAAAGTAATAGTGGAAGTAGCGCGCGGTATTATCACTTCCCGTAGCAACAAAAGCATCAGCATCATTGAGTCGTTCAGCAAATACAACACGGTCAGCAAACTCAGGACTGATCTGGCGTAGCATGCTGATGAGGAACTTGATCAATACTTCATCCTGTGAGCTCAGCTTGGTTAAAGCAATATGGCCAGCCATCAACACACAAAGCAAATCATGGAAACCCACCATCGGGATATTTCCAGCCATGACCAGCCCAATTTTTTTGTCCGAAAAGCTTTCACTGATTTCATATTGTGCGGCCCATGTTGAAAGGGTTTCGCGGTCCAGAAATTTAATGATACCAGCAAGGGCGCTTTCTATACTGCTTTCGTTGAACCAGTTGTTCTTGGACTCCGCACTAAAATAAAGGCTTTGCTTTTCTCCTGAGGTCAGGGCAGATAAAGCTTGCCCTAATTGCTCGAAGGAATTTATTCTTTCAGTAATTGTCATCTTTCGCTATTTTTCCAAACAAATATAATACACAAATAAATATACTTTACCGATCAGTTGGGATTAGTTCTTCAATCGCTGATTTTTTATAGAAATAACAATAATAAGAGAATATCAATGATAAAAATCATGCTCGTTATGGTCTGTAATGAAAAATTTATTAATTTTGAAGTTAATTAAGGAATTGATATATAATTAAAATACTGATATTATGGCGATTATGATCACGGACGAATGCATCAACTGCGGTGCATGTGAGCCTGAATGCCCTAACACTGCCATTTATGAAGGTGGTATTGAATGGAATTACAGTGACGGAACGAATTTACGTCAGATAGAATTGGAAGATGGGTCGGCAATGGACGCAGGTGATGCTCAGGAGCCCCTTTCTGATGAGTTCTACTATATTGTAAGTACCAAGTGTACAGAATGTATTGGTTTCCATGAAGAGCCCCAATGTGCGGCAGTATGTCCTGTGGATTGTTGTGTTGATGATCCAGACCAACCGGAAGAGGAAGATGAGCTGTTAGCCAAAAAGGCATGGCTTCACGCAGAATAAAATAAGAAACGACCTCAATTTGAGGTCGTTTTTTTTAAATCATTTTTTGCCGTTTTATCAGGTAGGAGAGGAGTACCTGCTCGTAATCTCCTTTGGTATCTACTTCAATAAAATCAATTTTTGCTTGCCCACATCGTAATTTCAGCTTTTCAAAATACGACTGGGTGGCCTTTTGGTAGTAGTCACGAATTTGGCTTGGGTGCGCCTTGATCACCTGATCGTTTTCAATGTCTATAAATTCATAGGGGCGATCTTCAAAATCAAAATCCACCTCTGTATTTTTATCTGTAATATGGAACAGCAGAACTTCGTGCTTTTGGTGTTTGAGGTGTTGCAATGCAGAAAACATCTGCTCCTGATTTTCCTGCCGGTCAAACATATCACTAAAAATCACCACAAGCGAACGCTTATGTAGTTTGGTGGCAATCTGGTGTAATACCTTCGGTACATCTGTCCCTTTCTTCTCCTGATGCTTTTCACCCATAACATGCTCAATCTGTAAGAGCAACTTATGCAGGTGGCTCCCTGATGATTTTACGGGGGTTTGTATTTCCAGGTCCTCAGCAAAGGTGGTCAGGCCGACGGCATCCCGCTGGCGCTGCAATAAATGCGCTAAACTTGCGGCCATCAGCAAAGAGAATTTGATTTTATCCTTGTTGGGTTCAGGGTAATGCATCGAAGGGCTGTTGTCAATCACAAGCATACAACGCAAGTTGGTTTCTTCTTCAAACCGCTTGGAGTACAGTCGGTCGGTTTTGGCATATACTTTCCAGTCAATATTTCTGGTGGATTCCCCAGGGTTATATAGTCGGTGCTCAGCGAATTCCACGGAAAAGCCGTGGTATGGCGATTTGTGCAGGCCAGTAATGAAGCCTTCGACCAATTGCTTGGCGAGTAATTCTATGGAACCGAACTTTTGTATGTTGGACAGGTCTATTTTCATGGCTGAAATTTGCTCATTTTTTCTAAAGAACGAAATATAAGGTACATGCGCTACTTATTTTTTCAATATATTATAGCAAATAATAAATATTTCCAACTTTAAATTTGCATGATTAGTGTATAGATCTTTATATTAGTCAAATCATAATGAGTGATTTTTACATTTTTTTAAACGAATTGTTGAACATTTAAACTACTGGATTGTGGAAGAGCGCAAGGATCAAAAGGGAGAGATATACTCGCGGAGGGTACGTGCTGGCAAGAGGACCTATTTTTTCGATGTAAAGGCCACCCGTTCTAATGATTACTATTTAACGGTAACAGAGAGCAAACGCCGTTTCAAAGATGACGGGGACCAATTTTATGAGAAGCACAAAATCTTTTTGTACAAAGAAGATTTCAATAAATTTATTAATGCACTTCAGGATACTGTAGGATTTGTTAAAGAGGAGTTGATGCCAGATTTCGACTTTTCGCAATTCGATGAAAAAGAAGGTGAAGGTGTTCCTAATGATTCCTTCGGAGAAGAAGTTAATTGGAATGTTTAAAAGCAAATAAAATAGTTTGATCATAAAGGACCTATTCTTAGAATAAACCCGTCGATATTTAGTATTGGCGGGTTTTTTTATTTTGTCAAACTATAAAGTATCTTGCGAAGCATACCTTATTATTGAAATAATCTCACATGAAACACCTCCTGACGCTCTACGTTATACTTGGCTTTGTGCTCTTCGTATTTTTGGCGTGGATGTTTTCGGACATCTTTGTTTATATCACATTGGCGCTGATTGTTTCTACCTTCCTGAGCCCACTGGTGAATTACTTCTCCCGCAAGCGTGCTTCTGGCTGGCATTTTTCAAGAATTGGCGCCATCATTT is a window from the Persicobacter psychrovividus genome containing:
- a CDS encoding DUF3276 family protein; protein product: MEERKDQKGEIYSRRVRAGKRTYFFDVKATRSNDYYLTVTESKRRFKDDGDQFYEKHKIFLYKEDFNKFINALQDTVGFVKEELMPDFDFSQFDEKEGEGVPNDSFGEEVNWNV
- a CDS encoding DUF58 domain-containing protein, with the protein product MKIDLSNIQKFGSIELLAKQLVEGFITGLHKSPYHGFSVEFAEHRLYNPGESTRNIDWKVYAKTDRLYSKRFEEETNLRCMLVIDNSPSMHYPEPNKDKIKFSLLMAASLAHLLQRQRDAVGLTTFAEDLEIQTPVKSSGSHLHKLLLQIEHVMGEKHQEKKGTDVPKVLHQIATKLHKRSLVVIFSDMFDRQENQEQMFSALQHLKHQKHEVLLFHITDKNTEVDFDFEDRPYEFIDIENDQVIKAHPSQIRDYYQKATQSYFEKLKLRCGQAKIDFIEVDTKGDYEQVLLSYLIKRQKMI
- a CDS encoding 4Fe-4S binding protein, with translation MAIMITDECINCGACEPECPNTAIYEGGIEWNYSDGTNLRQIELEDGSAMDAGDAQEPLSDEFYYIVSTKCTECIGFHEEPQCAAVCPVDCCVDDPDQPEEEDELLAKKAWLHAE
- a CDS encoding acyl-CoA reductase, with amino-acid sequence MTITERINSFEQLGQALSALTSGEKQSLYFSAESKNNWFNESSIESALAGIIKFLDRETLSTWAAQYEISESFSDKKIGLVMAGNIPMVGFHDLLCVLMAGHIALTKLSSQDEVLIKFLISMLRQISPEFADRVVFAERLNDADAFVATGSDNTARYFHYYFGKKDHIIRKNRSSVAVIDGAETEEELKALGIDIFTYWGLGCRNVSKVLVPEGYDFIPLLDALAPYEYVADHHKYNNNYDYNKSILLVNRVPHLDTGFLLVQESENLVSPISVLFYQTYKDQNDLEAYLKAQEDKIQCIVGHDRIPFGGAQYPSINDYADGVDTMQFLTGLQ